From the genome of Actinomycetota bacterium:
TCGTGGTGACCGGGTTCGACGGCTTCGCATCACAGGAAGGGAACCTGCTCATCGCGTTCGAGGTGAACCCCCTGCACAACCTGGTTCACCTGGCCATCGGTGCGGCCCTCGTGGGAGCCGCCCGCGCCGGACACGACTCGGCGCGCACGATGAACACCGTGGTCGGCGCGACCTACCTGCTCGTCGGGATCGTCGGCTTCTTCATGCTCGACTCCGA
Proteins encoded in this window:
- a CDS encoding DUF4383 domain-containing protein, with the protein product MQGTLNQKVGTIFGAVYLLIGLLGFVVTGFDGFASQEGNLLIAFEVNPLHNLVHLAIGAALVGAARAGHDSARTMNTVVGATYLLVGIVGFFMLDSDANILALNQADNFLHLASAAVLLAVGLRKEEPVAARR